The following coding sequences are from one Dermacentor silvarum isolate Dsil-2018 chromosome 4, BIME_Dsil_1.4, whole genome shotgun sequence window:
- the LOC119450234 gene encoding LOW QUALITY PROTEIN: major facilitator superfamily domain-containing protein 6-like (The sequence of the model RefSeq protein was modified relative to this genomic sequence to represent the inferred CDS: deleted 1 base in 1 codon), with the protein MTIKENLITMVKYVSPNLRLLPLKMHMFLYFGAVVGVMPFTTVLAKQLGISAALAGLVNTTLLFLSILMRFAIGSLTDKVQQLKVVLIAIISVESFFHFLLIFVPPIKPSTIDIGVPAPESVFQNDTRLLCFSHTYIDDCQPHSPEPCHMRCLYSAANENSGNGTRDIAFPFNCSLMCHQTQWCLPADELAGDTNGSAFLEAAEKMCTVNCLSAAQPNTISTPTFWMFAVFRVLGGTAFGVGISLADAAAYAMLRDRKEDYGKQRLWGTIGWGALAPLIGYLNEMATGGSPYIDYSPGFYMLAAFTLMDVVSLCFLDVPRSATSKQLLKDLSEVLVNPRALFFTFSVLNMGFLMGFVWSYGLWYLQDLGATPTLMGANLAAQCFGGEVPVLFFSGWIIKRIGYGNAVSLSIAGLSLRLAVYSFGTDPWSMLPVEVTHGLCFGLFYAAMTSYASTAAPPGTEATMQGILGGTFEGLGIASGTLVAGHLYTEVGGRQTCYIYFIYSIVFLVFHVAIEMIFCIREARRASVLSGSQQSQPAPEPDQDSALAMNGPRSDDSRSFKDEEEEDEVV; encoded by the exons ATGACAATCAAGGAGAACTTGATAACCATGGTGAAGTACGTATCACCGAACCTGCGGCTACTCCCTCTCAAGATGCACATGTTCCTATACTTCGGCG CGGTGGTGGGTGTGATGCCCTTCACGACCGTGCTGGCCAAGCAGCTGGGCATATCCGCCGCGCTGGCCGGACTGGTCAACACGACCCTGCTGTTTCTGTCTATTCTCATGCGGTTCGCCATCGGCTCGCTCACGGACAAGGTGCAGCAGCTCAAGGTCGTCCTCATCGCCATCATCAGCGTGGAGAGCTTCTTCCACTTCCTGCTCATATTCGTGCCGCCCATCAAGCCGAGCACGATCGATATCGGCGTCCCAGCGCCCGAGAGCGTCTTCCAGAACGACACCAGGCTCCTCTGTTTCTCCCACACGTACATCGACGACTGCCAGCCGCACAGTCCCGAGCCGTGCCACATGCGCTGCCTGTACTCGGCGGCTAACGAGAACAGCGGAAACGGCACGCGAGACATCGCGTTTCCCTTCAACTGCAGCCTCATGTGCCACCAGACGCAGTGGTGCCTGCCGGCGGACGAACTGGCCGGCGACACCAACGGCTCAGCCTTCCTGGAGGCCGCCGAGAAGATGTGCACGGTGAACTGCCTGTCGGCCGCGCAGCCAAACACGATAAGCACGCCCACCTTCTGGATGTTCGCTGTCTTTCGCGTGCTGGGCGGCACCGCGTTTGGCGTCGGAATCTCGCTGGCCGACGCCGCGGCGTACGCCATGCTGCGCGACCGCAAGGAGGACTACGGTAAGCAACGGCTCTGGGGCACCATCGGCTGGGGCGCGCTGGCGCCGCTCATCGGCTACCTCAACGAAATGGCCACGGGTGGCTCGCCCTACATCGACTATAGCCCCGGCTTCTACATGCTAGCCGCGTTCACACTCATGGACGTGGTCAGCCTGTGCTTTCTGGACGTTCCCCGCTCC GCGACGTCCAAGCAGCTGCTCAAGGACCTAAGCGAGGTGCTGGTGAATCCGCGCGCGCTATTTTTCACCTTCTCGGTGCTCAACATGGGCTTCCTCATGGGCTTCGTCTGGAGCTACGGGCTCTGGTACCTCCAGGACTTGGGCGCCACGCCCACCCTGATGGGCGCCAACCTGGCGGCGCAGTGCTTCGGCGGAGAGGTGCCCGTGCTCTTTTTCTCGGGCTGGATCATCAAGCGCATCGGCTATGGCAATGCGGTCAGCCTGTCCATCGCGGGTCTAAGCTTGCGGCTGGCCGTGTACAGCTTCGGCACCGACCCCTGGTCCATGCTGCCCGTCGAGGTGACGCACGGCCTGTGTTTTGGCCTGTTCTACGCCGCCATGACCTCGTACGCGAGCACAGCGGCGCCGCCCGGCACGGAGGCCACCATGCAGGGAATCCTGGGAGGCACTTTCGAAGGGCTCG GCATAGCCAGCGGCACGCTTGTTGCTGGCCATCTCTATACCGAGGTCGGCGGCCGGCAGACCTGTTACATCTATTTCATCTACAGTATCGTCTTCCTGGTATTCCACGTTGCGATCGAGATGATCTTCTGCATCAGGGAGGCCAGACGAG CATCGGTGCTGAGCGGCTCTCAGCAATCGCAACCGGCACCGGAACCGGACCAGGACTCCGCGCTGGCGATGAATGGTCCCCGGTCGGATGACTCACGCAGTTTCAAGgacgaagaagaggaggacgaggtCGTTTGA